Proteins encoded together in one Ferroglobus placidus DSM 10642 window:
- a CDS encoding potassium channel family protein, with protein MRYVIVGGGDIGRSIADSLKEDYIIVEKDEKVYEDLIKRGYKALLGDATDEDFMKKLQLKGAKVILATNDDETNLKIAEIARKLGAEEVVARVEDGSKIEEYAKAKIKAIACDKIVAAELMHELSEGRKRYFEIVVSKRNFAGKRLSEINIGEGCTVVVVFRGGLAYKPNPDFKLEEGDKLGIICGEEIKATKKPFEEILVVVTDSKQRENVFTEARMFAERFDAELIYLYKSHGSIMCSLNADEIEDMSVNEAFELIKAFEGRVDLMITNIPKSRKELVFLERFPVLLAKGKEDYKNSLVVVNTSKPEKLLNYASAISNFFGETKVIFLNQEQLKASSSIMESPKMKISLASHNPLVEVISEVKKDYDLVILSAKNDVGNLSENILWKIITKTSSSVMVIE; from the coding sequence ATGAGGTACGTTATAGTTGGGGGAGGAGATATAGGAAGAAGTATAGCAGATTCGTTGAAGGAAGACTACATTATCGTTGAAAAAGATGAGAAAGTCTATGAGGATCTCATTAAGCGCGGCTACAAAGCTTTGCTCGGCGACGCAACGGACGAGGATTTCATGAAGAAGCTCCAGTTAAAAGGAGCGAAAGTAATATTAGCGACAAATGATGACGAGACGAACTTGAAAATAGCGGAAATAGCGAGAAAACTCGGAGCGGAGGAGGTCGTGGCGAGAGTGGAGGATGGAAGCAAAATAGAAGAGTACGCTAAGGCTAAAATAAAAGCCATAGCTTGCGATAAGATTGTTGCCGCCGAGCTAATGCACGAGCTCTCAGAAGGAAGAAAGAGGTACTTCGAGATAGTCGTTTCTAAAAGAAACTTTGCAGGAAAAAGACTTTCGGAAATAAACATAGGCGAAGGCTGCACGGTGGTCGTTGTTTTCAGAGGGGGCTTAGCTTACAAGCCGAACCCCGATTTTAAGCTTGAAGAAGGAGACAAGCTTGGGATTATTTGCGGAGAAGAAATAAAAGCGACTAAAAAACCCTTTGAAGAAATACTCGTAGTCGTTACCGACTCAAAGCAAAGAGAGAATGTATTCACCGAAGCGAGAATGTTCGCTGAAAGGTTCGATGCTGAGCTAATATACCTCTACAAATCCCACGGATCGATAATGTGCTCTTTAAATGCCGATGAAATAGAGGATATGAGCGTCAACGAGGCTTTTGAGTTGATAAAAGCTTTTGAAGGAAGAGTGGATTTGATGATAACGAACATCCCCAAGAGCAGAAAGGAACTCGTGTTCCTTGAAAGGTTCCCGGTTCTTCTGGCTAAAGGGAAGGAAGATTACAAAAACTCTCTCGTCGTCGTGAACACGAGTAAGCCGGAGAAACTCCTGAACTACGCTTCGGCAATTTCGAACTTTTTCGGAGAAACGAAGGTTATCTTCCTCAATCAGGAGCAGTTGAAAGCTTCTTCTTCTATAATGGAAAGCCCGAAGATGAAAATTTCATTGGCTTCTCACAACCCTCTGGTGGAGGTTATAAGCGAGGTGAAAAAAGATTACGACCTCGTAATTCTTTCTGCCAAAAACGATGTCGGAAACTTGAGCGAAAACATCCTCTGGAAAATCATAACAAAAACAAGCTCCTCTGTGATGGTGATCGAATGA
- a CDS encoding cation:proton antiporter, with translation MNDLIAIFLISGIAFLSPFIAERIRIPAVILEILFGMILASLYNIFGLSWFEFFALLGLIFLMFLSGLEINFSILEKRKDIVFVSLLYILLSFLISCLAVVMLKVHIIYAIFLTNVSLGLVVPVLREKRLAGTDFGQSILVTTFLTDFLTMTLLSIIVIYEKYESVSMEFFLSFGIILLFFLSYFLGERLIWRFPNFFKRLYEDPMEVGVRGAFALMIFFSGVATLLGSEAILGAFLAGVLVSAVLRGSGTLGGKLEAVGYGVFIPIFFLKAGAELYRSLSGVNLIFVIYLTIAAFAVKLLPSFVFFKKFEVRDAIKIGTIQVSKLSLTVAGAEIARSAGVITSFEAANVIFFTLLTGLIAPTIFRVMVK, from the coding sequence ATGAATGATCTGATAGCGATTTTTCTAATTTCCGGAATAGCTTTTCTATCTCCGTTTATTGCTGAAAGAATTAGAATTCCGGCAGTCATCCTCGAAATATTGTTCGGTATGATTTTAGCTTCTCTTTACAACATTTTCGGCCTCTCTTGGTTCGAGTTCTTCGCCCTATTGGGTTTAATATTCCTGATGTTTCTCTCCGGGCTCGAAATTAACTTTTCAATTCTCGAAAAAAGGAAGGACATCGTTTTCGTTTCTCTCCTCTACATTCTCCTGAGTTTTCTGATTTCCTGTTTGGCTGTGGTGATGCTTAAAGTCCACATTATCTATGCGATATTTTTGACAAACGTTTCCCTCGGACTGGTGGTTCCCGTTTTAAGGGAGAAAAGGCTTGCTGGAACCGACTTCGGGCAGAGTATTCTCGTGACTACTTTTCTCACGGACTTCCTCACCATGACTCTCTTGTCCATCATAGTGATTTACGAGAAGTACGAGAGCGTTTCCATGGAATTCTTCCTATCTTTCGGAATAATTCTCCTCTTCTTTCTCTCCTACTTCCTCGGTGAGAGGCTAATCTGGAGGTTTCCGAATTTCTTTAAGAGGCTTTACGAAGATCCGATGGAGGTGGGGGTTAGGGGAGCTTTCGCCTTAATGATATTCTTTTCTGGAGTCGCAACTCTTTTAGGTTCGGAAGCCATCCTTGGAGCTTTTCTTGCGGGAGTTCTGGTTTCGGCAGTTTTGAGAGGTTCTGGAACGCTCGGCGGAAAGCTTGAAGCTGTTGGCTACGGAGTATTCATACCGATATTCTTCCTCAAAGCCGGAGCTGAGCTTTACAGATCTTTGAGCGGCGTTAACTTAATTTTCGTAATCTACCTTACAATAGCCGCCTTTGCAGTAAAGCTTTTGCCGTCTTTCGTCTTCTTCAAAAAATTCGAGGTTAGGGATGCTATAAAAATAGGAACAATTCAGGTTTCAAAGCTGAGCTTGACAGTGGCTGGAGCAGAGATAGCGAGAAGCGCCGGAGTTATAACGAGTTTCGAGGCGGCAAACGTAATCTTTTTCACACTTCTGACAGGATTAATAGCTCCGACGATATTCAGGGTGATGGTCAAATGA